The DNA sequence TTAATAACCTCTACGGTTGCGGTTGTACTGTTCTTTCTCAAGAAACAAAAGAGACCTGTTTAATTTTTCTGCTTGTATATGCTTAACTTTGTCTTCAATTTGTTGACTACTTAAGCCTTCCACTTCTGGCTGGCTAAAAGATTCTAGTATGTTAATTATGCTTTTGTTTTTAATTTTGACAATGTCTGGAGTGCTGGGAGCTTGTATGTGGTCATGCATTTCTCTAAGCATTACTTCTAATTTTGTTAAGCCTTCTATTCCTTCATTTTCATTAATAGGCGGGGTTGTATCTAAGCTTGTAAGCTCTAGCTCACATTCAGATACAAATTTCGCACAAGATAAAAGTATCTTTTCTTGTTGTCTTTGAAAAGTGCTTATTCTTGAAGCCTCTGTTGTTTCTTTACACCACTTCTCTATTATTGCTGAGACTTCCTGGGCATTCATTCCAAGAGCAGGCGCTGATGCAAAATTAATGAGCGATGCGATAACTAAGAATTTACTTTTTTTCATTTATAGATACCCCTAAAGTATTTTTATTTGGTTTAAGAAATTGATTTAATTTTACAATTAAATCTAGATAGTTTTTAAACTAATCAAATATAATTATAGATTATTTGTTTCTATTTGTAAAACTACGAGCTGGTTTTGGCACTTATTCATTTTACTCACCGATATGGTATACTGACTGTGTGAAAATCATTGCTACAGAAAGAAAAGTTATCATTTTGGGGAAGAATTTTTATGAAAAAAATATATTTATTGTTCTTAGTTTTTTTTACTCAAAAAACGACTATATCTTCCGAAGGACCATTGTTTTCAGGTCTTTTGTCAAGATGTATAAAAAGCATTGAAGATGGCGATAAACGAAGCAGTAGGATCGTATCTCTATCTCTTAATGCTTTTAATCATCTACATCACGAGAAAAATTCAATTAATGATTTTTTTGCAGATAAAAATATTCAAGATTTATTTTTGTTAAGCCATTCTGGCAAAGATAGTAATTTTTTATCGGTTGATAAATTTGAGAGTCAAAGAGACTTTGACATTGCTATTTTGAACGCTCAAAAATTAATGTTAGCTCGTTTGTACATTCAGTTTTTTAGCGAATATATTAAAAAAGCTGAATCAATCTTACAAGAAATTTCTGTGGCAAAAGAGTATTGGAAAAAAGAGTTGTTTTGTGAGTCGTTGCCATGGACAAGAAAAAATATTACTCGCTGGTCAACTAAAAAATCATACCAAAATTTTCTTGCCGGTCGCATACAGGTTTTACAGAAAGCAGAAGATGAGCTGTCTTCAGTTCTTGGCCTTGCGCTTCATGGGCATTATCAAATTTCAAAAATAAATTCGATAGATAATATTTCCGCCGGTCTTTCCAGCGGCGCATTGCCGATGTACCATCAGTTTAATGTTCCATTTTTAGAAATTGAAAGCAATCACGTTGATGTTTACAGGCTTTTTAAGGATGCTTGGTGGTTTGTCCAAATTGCAAATGAGGACGCAGAAAGGTTTCAGACCATTATTGATGAACATAAAAAACCACACCATTTCGCACGACATAAGGTAGCATATTCTGTTATTGCTGGATCAATAATTATGGCAATGTGTGCTTATAAAAAATATAAAGAACATGTGCCATTTTACAAGAAAAAAAGCAAAGAGGTGTTTGATAATTTTATTCAAGAGTACATTGTCGATGCGGCAGCGGCTGGCAAGAAATTCTTTTGGGATCAAGATAGGAAGGTGGTAAGAAAGATTAATAAGATGGATCCTCTTCCTACGAATGATATCACCTTTCCTCATTTAAGCCCAAAGGATCAGCTTCCGACAGTGGATAATAAAGTAGCTACAGTTGCAGGATTTATTCCTGTTCGCAGCCAGAATGATTTAAATGAACATCAAAAAGTTATTAATCAAAATATTCAGTCAGGAATTAAGGATTATAATAATGTTATCGATTCTGTTAATCGAGCGCTTGAAGAATACAAAGAAATTAAGCAGACCATAAATCAAAACAAAGAGGAGGCTGTCCTCGTTGCTAATAATCTTTTTGAGGTTGTTAATCAAAATTCTCGGGCGACGTTGTTTATGGTTGCCGTACTTCCTACGGTTGGTGTTGGTTATTTAGGTTGTCGCACTATAAATGTTGGATACAATAGATTTATTAAGCATGATACTTGGTATAAACCAATGAGAAACTTGGTACGATCAATTGATATTATTTTAAATAAAACCATAACGACACAAGAGCGATCATTTAGCCAAGACGGAAAGCTCCATATTTTAATTATTCAATTAAGGTCTTATGTTTATTGCTTGTCTAACGAAGAGCTGTTCTTGTTTCAAGATGATATTTCTCAGCTTCTCTCATTTGATTTAAGCTATGAGCAAAAGCATAAAGTTCTTGAGCGAATGCATAGAACTTATGAGTTTTTAAAATAACTAAGCAATAACTTTTAAAAGTTTGTTTTCGAGGGTCATCATTTTTTTAAACTCATCATCTTCTATGTGATCATGCCCCAGAAGATGGCAAATAGCATGCACAAGCATGCGATCCATTCGAGCATCAAAGTCACCATCTAGATTGTGTTTATTTTCAAACACATATGAAACAGCAATGATAATATCACCGAGGTTTTTATCTTCATCGGATAAAATCTTGATTTTTTTACCAGCCTTTAGCTCGGTGTGGTAAGGAAAGGATAGCACGTCAGTTGCTTTGTCTTTATTTCGAAAATCTTTATTGTATTTTTGAATTGTCTTTTCTGTCGTTAGTAAAATACCTAAGTCAAAATCATTGTATCCAAGATGCGTTAGAATTTTCTGAGCTTTGGCATGGTACTGCTTAACGTCGAAAGATATTTTTTTTTGGCTGTTTCTTATTTTTATCATAGGTAAAAGCTGCTTTTTAAGGTGTTATAAATATATTTGGAGCTCTACTAATATTATTTTTTCCACCTTGTTTCCTGTGGCTTGACCACAGAAAATAAGTAAAAGAAGCTTAAGTTTGCTAATTTTTGTTAATATAATAGGAAATTATTTTAATAATATATTCTTAATTTTAAAGCCATCGATTGAAGAGTCAAACAAAAAATTTAGCCGTCAAATAAAAACCGCCCGATATTAAAATCGAGCGGTGTTTTTAATAGATCTTTTTTTATAAAAGAATTAAAAATTTTTAAGCTTCTTCTTGATCGTTAGCAGATCTAAGGCTTAGCATTCCTCTACCATTTTTATTGATAAAGTCTTTTACTTCGTCAGAAACTTCTACAGATCCTTGAGCAAGGCTTAATAAAGCTTCTTTTGCTTCTTGGAAGATGTCCATATCTTCTTCTTTTGATGCAACAATAGAAAGAGAAAGAACAAATGAAGGAATATATTCTTCTATTTCGCTTAGGCTATCGACTGCTTGAGCTGATGTATCATCAATATCGTCACTTTGAGCGTTAGCTTCTTGAGAAGCTGATAATTCTTCATTTTCAGAACTATTTTCATCTGTCATTTCTTCATCAGAAATTTCTTCAGATGCAATTTGCTCAGGCGCTTCGACGGGTGATACCTCATCAGTTTGCTCAATTTCTTCAGATGTTTGATCAGGATTTTCATCTAAAGCTTCTGTTGATTGAGAAATAGCTTCAGGCTGAGTTGCTTGAGCCAGAGCATCTTGTATTAATTGAGAATCAATTAGTGACTCCATAACATCAGTTGCTATTTGCAGTGTTGACTGATTAGAGAAAACAGCCAATTGAATATCTTGAAGCAATGATAAAAATGTTTGGAAAAGCAAGCCTTTGTCGCTTTTTTGAACTGTATTAAGAATGTTTTGTGAAAGGTTGTTGAACTCTTCTAAATCAGATGCGTTTTTTGGTTGAACTTGAAACTCAACCGTATAGGTTCTTGGAACAAATGTTGTTGACTCCTCAGCGTGAGTAAAAGCAAAAAAGCTAATCGCTGAAAATAATAATATTTTGTTTGTCATTTTGATCCCTTAAAAGAGTTTTTTGTTTTTGAAGATATCTAAAGAATATGCCAAAGCATTGAGTTAGTCAATGCTTTGGCAATTAAAAGCTGTCGTTTTATTTTGTAATATTTATATGAGCTTTCCAGCTGTCTTGCTCTTGAACAAGTGCTGTTTCTTGGTCTGTTGTGCAAAACACTATTTTTGTTGCTTTGCAAACGCCCTTTAAGGTGTTTTCTTGTTGCTTTAAAACGGCTTGGTTTTGATCTGTTGCGCCATAAATTGTTATTGAGGAAAGCTCTGCCTTAAGGGACAGCTGAGCTGTTGTTTTTAATTTTCTGACATGCGAAATTACATTTAAAATTAAAGACATGCTTTGTTGGTTGTCGTTGTTAATATTTTGAGCTTCTGGCAACTGTGTCAAATGAATAGAATTCATTGCAGATGTATCATGCTTTAACAAAATATTTTGATATAAATACTCTGTGATGTGTGGCAAGTATGGGCTATAAAGCTGTAGAATAATTAAGCCTGTTTCGCGAAGTGTCCATAAAGTTGCCTGAACTTCTTTTTGCGAGTAATTTTCAGGATTAAATAGTTGATCCTTAACTATTTCTAAATAATTATCACAAAAATCGTTCCAAAAAACTTTTTCAATTGATTGCAGCGCAAGGCTAAATTCATGTTTTTTAAAGTGATCATGATATTCTTTGAGGCAAGTTTGTAGTTGGTCTATCATCCACTCATTTACTACACCAAGGTCTTGAGGCTTCTGCTTGGGAAGAGTTTTTCCATCGATGTGCATGTGTACAAATTTTAAAGCATTCCAAAGTTTTGTTAAAAGTTTTTGCCCAATCATTATTTGTTCTGGAGAAAAGGCAATATCTTGACCAAGGGTTCCAGAAGCCGTCCAAAAACGAATAGCATCAGGAGCATACTGTAATAATAGTTTTTCTGGGTCTGTTGGGGCGTTGTCTTTTGACTTTGATATTTTTTCTTTATTTTCGCTTAAAACATATCCTGAAATAACGATGTCGTTCCAAGGCATCTGTTTTTGATGCATCCATGTTTTTACAATGGTATAAAAAGCCCATGTTCGAATAATATCGTGTGCTTGTGGTCGCATGCTCATAGGAATAAAGTCTGAGTCGCTTGATATTGAATCGTTACTTTTATCATAAAGTTGTTTGCAGATGTATGGAGTTAAAGATGAGGTGTTCCAGGTGTCCATCACATCTTTTTCTGCGCGAATATTTAAGCTTGAGCATTTTGTGCATGGTTTGCCATAGCAAGTTTGCTGAGGATCTAATGGCAAATCTTTTATTTCAGCCAAAAGTATTTCTCCGCAGTCATTGCAGTACCAAACTGGAAATGGAATTCCAAACACTCTTTGACGGGAAATACACCAGTCCCATGAAAGATTTTTAACCCAATCAACAAATCTAGATTTCATATGTTTTGGATACCAGTTTATTTCATCAGCAACTGCTAAAAATTCGTTTGAATTTTGAACTACTTTAATAAACCATTGTGGTAAAATTGCATACTCAATTACATGCTTGCAGCGCTCATGAATGCTTACCGTGTTTTCAATCTGTTTTTGGTTTAAAAGAAGATTGTTTTCTTTTAGTATCTCAATAATTTTTTTACGAGCATCGCTTACATTTAGTCCAGCAAGTTGACCAGTGCTTGCAACAAATTTTCCATTAAAATCAATTGATGGATTATGTGGAAGCTTATGTTTTTTGTACCATTCAATGTCGGTTTTATCACCAAAAGTACAAACCATTACCAGCCCGGATCCTTTTTCTATCAGAACGGTTTCGTCTGCAAGGAGTGGAACAGTTTGACTAAAGATGGGAACAATTGCTTGTTTGCCGGTTAAGTTTTGATACCGCTTATCGTCTGGATGAAAAAGAACCGCAACGCATGATGGTAAAAGTTCAGGGCGTGTTGTTGCGATAGTAAGTGGCTCGTTGGTATCAGCTGTTTGAAATTGAATATCGTTAAACATGGTTGTTTGTGACATATCATCAAGTTCTGCTTGAGCAACGGTTGTGCGACACTGTGTGCAAAACAATGCTGGTTCATTTTTGATGTAGGCATAATCTTTTTTTACCAAGCCAATAAAAGATTCTTGTGCTATTTTTTGCACATCTTTTGAGATAGTTGAGTAGGTATGCTCAAGCTCTGCAGAAAGTCCAATTGCACGCCATAGGTCTACAAATTTAATTTTCATTTCTTCGGTTGTTGAAAGGCAAAGCTCAATGAACTTTTCTCTGCCAATCTTTGAAGCATTCGTGTTGTGTTTTTTTTCTACAAAACGCTCTGTTGCCAGTCCATTACAATCGAAGCCAAAAGGATAAAAGACATTGTGACCAGTCATTCTTTTGTACCGAGCGATGATGTCTGTTTGTGTGTATGAAAAAATATGACCGATATGCAGGGATCCTGAGACTGTTGGAGGGGGGGTATCAATTGTAAATTTTTTAAAGTTTGGATTTTTATGTCGATAAGTTTGATTTGTTTGCCAAAGCTGTCTTATTTGATCGTCGCATTGTTGATGATTGTATCGATTTTCCATTTTGATTTCTTTCTTGTATTTAAGCTTATTTTTAAAGGTACGCTAAATCTGCAAGCAGGTCAAAAAAGGTACGGATAATTTTTTTGTGATCTGCTTGCCGTCATGGTATCTTGTAAAAGAGATGAAAAGAGGCAAAACATATTACGTTAAGGATGTTTAAACATGATGAGATTAGAACTTATTCAAGGCATGCAGATTATAATTATTTCGTTGATGTCATACATACCAACGGTGACCATAACTGGTTGGTTTGAAGCATGGGTGGCAAAAAAATCTGGTGACGATGTCCCAGAGCAGTTTGGTTTTTTAACGCTAGATCCAATGGCTCACTTTAATTTGGTCGGTTTTGGTTTTTTGCTTGTTGGTCAGCTGTTTGGAAATTATCTACCATTCTTTAAAGATATTCCAGGCTGGGGTCGGTACATGCCATTAAATCCATCAGAGCATTCACGAGGTAATGTTGTTTTACAGTTCCTCGCTCGGTCGATTGCTCATTTTATTTTAATTATTTTTGCATTTTTCTCATTTGTTTTTATTTCTAAGAATTATGAACTTTTGGGTATTTCTGCAAATTCATCACTTTTTGAATCTGTGCGGGATGTTTTAATTTTTTTCTACAGACAAAATTTTATCTTGTTCATAATTTACTTTGTTATTGGCCTCTTTCGTTCAATTTTGTTTTTTTATTTTCCAAGCTTTCACATGTTAACAACCCAACAAATGATTAAGGCGTTTGTCCTACTTCTTCTTTTTGTATCGATAGGCTCACCGATTGTAGAGTTTTTACTTGCAAACATGATGGGCTTTTTAAATCATTTGTTTATGGCTAAGTAAAAAGGATAAAATATGAATGAAATTGAAAAATCATTAAAAATTATTACATCTGGAATAGCGCAATGTGTGCCACATGCAGATTTAGTCAAAAAACTAGAGTCTGGTAAAAAATTACAAATTAAACTGGGCATGGACCCAACAGCGCCAGACTTACACCTTGGTCATGCAGTGGTTCTAAAAAAAATGAAACAGTTTCAAGACCTTGGGCACAATGTGATTTTTTTAATTGGGGATTACACCGCAAGAATTGGTGACCCAACAGGAAAATCAAAGACTCGCCCTCCGCTAACAGAAGAGCAAATCATAAAAAATTCACAAACTTATTTTGCTCAGGTTGGTAAAATTTTAGATTTGGACAAGTTAACGATAGCCTATAATTCTACCTGGCTTTCTAAATTAACTTTTGCTGATGTCATTTCTCTTTGCAGCAAAGTTACGGTTGCAAGACTTATTGAGCGAGATGATTTTGCAAAAAGACTTTCGCAAAATATTCCAGTTTCTATGCATGAACTTTTATATCCGATTATGCAGGCTTATGATTCTGTAGATCTTAGAGCTGACGTTGAATTGGGTGGCACAGACCAAACATTTAATTTGCTGTGTGGCAGATTTCTACAAGAGCAAATGAATCAAGAGCCACAAGTGGTAATTACTGTGCCGCTTTTAGAAGGTCTTGATGGTGTTGAAAAAATGTCAAAATCTTTGGGTAATGCTATTGGCCTTTTTGATGAACCATCTGACGCCTACGGAAAATTAATGTCGATTGGTGATAGCTTAGTTTTTAGATATTATTTGCTTTTGCTTGATAGAACAGAAGCTCAAATTCAAGAGATGAAAGATAAAGTCGTTGCAGGCAGCTTGCATCCAATGGATTTAAAAAAATCTATGGCTCACGAGTTGGTTGCAACTTTTTGGTCGCCTTCTCAGGCTGATTTGGCCCAAAAACAGTTTGAAGCGTTGTTTCAGCAAAAAGATTTATCCCAGGCAACTCAGGTAGAAATTTCTGATGAGTTTAAAAAAGCTCCGGTCTGGATTGTAAAAATTTTGCAAGAATTAGGCGCGCTAACTAGTTCATCTGAAGGCAAAAGATTAATAGAATCTGGCGCTGTGCTTGTTGATGACTCTGTGATTAAAGATTTTAAAACAGAAACCCAAATAGTTTCTGGAATGATTATTAAAGTTGGCAAACATAAGATATATAAAATTAAGTAGGTTTGTGAATTTTCACAAACCTACTTAATTTTTTGACTGGTTAGTTGTTTGGGATAGTCATTTTCCACCTACATCCTTTTTTAAATTAATACTTACGTGTGTGGCTACCCGCCACAGGGGCCAAAGCGCTCTTGGCGGCGCTTTGGAATCCGCCATATAAGTGGGACACCCACTTATATATCACCCGACGCCCATAAGGTTTTTTTTCGCCTTATTTGTTACGCAGAGCTTCACACGGCTAGAAACAAAAACGACCGAAGGGCTTGTTTGGACAAAAACTCTTTTTTTTACAACTGTTTTCTACGTTTAACGTTACGGTGCAAAGATGGTAATCTTTGCCTAGTTAGTTAAGCATTCGAATTAATTCTATGCCCCTTCAATACCAAGGCCTCGCACGAAAGCTTCGCCGGGCAGGCATTTTTACTGCGTAAAAAACCATAGTCCGCAAAAGCTGCAAGCGTCGGCTAGATCACCATGGGCGGAAGTTTTATTAAATTTGTTTTCAAAGCATTTTTAGCAAAGCTGAGAGGCAATGAGCCGGCAGGCGAAGACTCGAATTTTGCGTCGGGT is a window from the Candidatus Dependentiae bacterium genome containing:
- a CDS encoding valine--tRNA ligase gives rise to the protein MENRYNHQQCDDQIRQLWQTNQTYRHKNPNFKKFTIDTPPPTVSGSLHIGHIFSYTQTDIIARYKRMTGHNVFYPFGFDCNGLATERFVEKKHNTNASKIGREKFIELCLSTTEEMKIKFVDLWRAIGLSAELEHTYSTISKDVQKIAQESFIGLVKKDYAYIKNEPALFCTQCRTTVAQAELDDMSQTTMFNDIQFQTADTNEPLTIATTRPELLPSCVAVLFHPDDKRYQNLTGKQAIVPIFSQTVPLLADETVLIEKGSGLVMVCTFGDKTDIEWYKKHKLPHNPSIDFNGKFVASTGQLAGLNVSDARKKIIEILKENNLLLNQKQIENTVSIHERCKHVIEYAILPQWFIKVVQNSNEFLAVADEINWYPKHMKSRFVDWVKNLSWDWCISRQRVFGIPFPVWYCNDCGEILLAEIKDLPLDPQQTCYGKPCTKCSSLNIRAEKDVMDTWNTSSLTPYICKQLYDKSNDSISSDSDFIPMSMRPQAHDIIRTWAFYTIVKTWMHQKQMPWNDIVISGYVLSENKEKISKSKDNAPTDPEKLLLQYAPDAIRFWTASGTLGQDIAFSPEQIMIGQKLLTKLWNALKFVHMHIDGKTLPKQKPQDLGVVNEWMIDQLQTCLKEYHDHFKKHEFSLALQSIEKVFWNDFCDNYLEIVKDQLFNPENYSQKEVQATLWTLRETGLIILQLYSPYLPHITEYLYQNILLKHDTSAMNSIHLTQLPEAQNINNDNQQSMSLILNVISHVRKLKTTAQLSLKAELSSITIYGATDQNQAVLKQQENTLKGVCKATKIVFCTTDQETALVQEQDSWKAHINITK
- the tyrS gene encoding tyrosine--tRNA ligase, yielding MNEIEKSLKIITSGIAQCVPHADLVKKLESGKKLQIKLGMDPTAPDLHLGHAVVLKKMKQFQDLGHNVIFLIGDYTARIGDPTGKSKTRPPLTEEQIIKNSQTYFAQVGKILDLDKLTIAYNSTWLSKLTFADVISLCSKVTVARLIERDDFAKRLSQNIPVSMHELLYPIMQAYDSVDLRADVELGGTDQTFNLLCGRFLQEQMNQEPQVVITVPLLEGLDGVEKMSKSLGNAIGLFDEPSDAYGKLMSIGDSLVFRYYLLLLDRTEAQIQEMKDKVVAGSLHPMDLKKSMAHELVATFWSPSQADLAQKQFEALFQQKDLSQATQVEISDEFKKAPVWIVKILQELGALTSSSEGKRLIESGAVLVDDSVIKDFKTETQIVSGMIIKVGKHKIYKIK
- the ybeY gene encoding rRNA maturation RNase YbeY — protein: MIKIRNSQKKISFDVKQYHAKAQKILTHLGYNDFDLGILLTTEKTIQKYNKDFRNKDKATDVLSFPYHTELKAGKKIKILSDEDKNLGDIIIAVSYVFENKHNLDGDFDARMDRMLVHAICHLLGHDHIEDDEFKKMMTLENKLLKVIA